The genomic segment AACCCATTGATCTGAGAGTGAGTGGGATACCTCTCATCAGATTTTTCAAAGAATATCTCATCCTACCATCCTATACCCTATAAGCTGTCATCTTATAAAAACTAAGGAACAGGTAGAGTATGAGCTCTCTAAACGAGATCCCAAGCTGATAATGAGAAGACCATTAGAAATGAGCTGGCCTTCTAGCGAAGGAAGTATGCGGGGGGTGGGATTTGAACCCACGCAGGCCTACGCCATCGGGTCCTGAGCCCGACCCCTTTGACCTGGCTCGGGCACCCCCGCCCAATATCTATCTATTTTAAGAACTTATAGTCTTTGTTCTCTGATGTCTTCTCTTATGTTATCTTGTCTGAGGTCTTGATGCTTGGATATGTGTTTAGGGTTTTAGAGAGGATCGGGGGTGGTTGGGCAACTGTTTATGTTTGATCCTCTTTATATGCATGTTCTTTTGAGTGGTTTTAGCTCTAGTTCGCTTATGTAGTATTCTAGGTTGTTCATGAGATCTCTGAAGCGTGTTATGGGGGTTACTAGAACGTTTTCACCGATCTTTCTAGATGAGATTTCCTTCAGAGTTACTATCATAGGGATTACTAGGTGTTCTCCTTTTAATCTTGGATTTATTCTTAGAATGTATATGCATCTCTGGAATAATCTGTTGATTCTCTCTATAAGGTTTTCAGCTACTTCTGCTAGTATACTTTCTCTACTTCTTCTCCAATGCTTGCAGTCTATAACGAGTAGTATTCTTCTCTGGAGATCCACTCCTATGATGTCGATCTCAAAACCTCTAGGTGGTGGAGCTCTCAGGTTTCTTATGACATCAAAACCATATTTTCTGAGAAGCTCTTGTACAAATCCTTCGAAATCGCTCCAGCTGAGATAATCGCTCACTCTCTCGGCATCTCCTCCTAGTTCTATGTATTTCATAGCTAGATCTAGTCTTCTCAGATTTTCCTCGGAGAGGATTATATTGTTCTTCTCAAGAATATTGATAAGATGATTCTTGGGAATACTATATCTTCTAGATACTATGTCCAAGCCTTCTAATCCGTGTACGAGTATGCTGAGTATAGCTTCTCTAGCTAGCGTCTGTTCTCTCATACTCTCTACATTACATACTTATCTATCTAATAAAAGATCGTGGGATCTGTTAAAAATATAATCTACATGGATAGCAATAATATTATTGGGGGGATAGGATTATGAGTTATAGACGTAGGAGAAGCATATTTGATATATTTGATGAGTTTTTCAGAGAGATAGAAGAGGAAATGAATGAGTTTATAAGAAAATGGGAGAGTTTCGATATCGAGAGAGAGCTTCCTAAAGATGTTAAGAAGAAGAGCTACTACTACGGCTTCAGAATAACTATAGGACCTGACGGTGTTCCCAGGGTTGAGACCTTTGGAAATAGAAGACCTATGATTATTGAGGAGGGCAGACCTAGAAGAATTTTATCTGAAGAGATAGAGCCTTTAGTTGATGTGTATGAAGAAGATGATATGATATCTGTGGTTGCAGAGATACCAGGTGTTGAGAAGGATAAGATCAAGGTAAGAGTTGAAGGTAGAAAGCTTTATATTGAGGCTAGTAATGGTAAGAAGTATTATAAGGAGGTAGATCTCCCAGCTGATGTGGATGCTAGCAGTGCTAAGGCTACGTATAAGAATGGTGTTCTAGAGATTAAGCTTAAGAAGACTAAAGGTAGAAAAGGAGAAGAGATTAAAGTAGAGTGATTCGTAGTATTATTGGAAAAATCATTTTTTAAGTGCTCTAACCATTTCCTCAATAACTTTCGAAGGATCTTCTGCAACCATTATTGCGGAGGCTACGAGAACACCCTCAGATCCTAGCTCAACAGCTTTTCTAACATCTTCATAACTTGTAATCCCAGCTCCTGCTAGTACTCTCACGCTTCTATCAATACTTTTAACAGCTTCAACACCTTCTGTTATAACCTCGGGTCTGACCTTAGACACAGCTTTTCCAGTTCCTATAAGTTCTGGAGGTTCTAGAGCTATTGCATCAGGCTTTAGAACAGCTATCAATCTAGCTATCTGTGTATCTTCTGCGCATACCAGGGTTTCAAGACCTATTCTCCTGCTCATCTCGATAACCTTAGCCACATGCCTGAGATCTACTTTCTTCTCGCTGTGATTCACCATAACTCCTCTAACACCTATATCTTTCAAGGCTTCGAGAGGTATGCTTCCGGTGTTAGCTCCATAACCTAGTGGGTCTGCGTGTTGCGCGTATATGGGGAGTCCTATGCTGAGAAGACTTCTTATCTCTGTAAAAGGTGGTATTATTATTACTTCTACATCATACTTCTCACTAGCTTTTTTAGCAGCTTCAGCAATTTTTATCCCGCTAGCTCCATACCCCTGCTTATAATTCTTATAATTTATTGCTAGAACAGGTGTTCTCAATTGCTTCTCCTCTGGATCTTCTATAGAGTTAATCGTGATGAGATAGAAGCTCTGATCTAACCTTAGGCTGTGCTGCTTTTCTCTCTCCGGTTTCTACAAATCTATTCTTAAGCTTCTCAAGTACTTGAGGTAGTGTTGTATACTCCATCTCTTCAGGACCTAGTCTATGTGGCATGAAAGGTCCGTGTCTTCTCATGTAATCTGTTATCATTAGAGCAAGTCTTCTTACCTCATCCCATGCAATGTCGTCGAATAGATCTGCAGGTCCTATAAGTCTTCCATTCTTAACATTAAAGCCTAGTGCAGCAACTCTGGGAGGTCCGTCGAATCTTGTCATCTTAGCATGTCTAAGTCCTACAGGCATTAGAGGTCCGTGATGACTTCCTCTCATCCATCCTGCCACAAGATGTGGGTGTGCGAATGCTTCTAGAACTTCACCTACGGCTGGGAAACCGCTCTGGGTTCTTACTATTGCAACGGGATCGTCTTTTCCTACATATTGTCCTGCTATTAGATTCAATCTCTCAACACTTACTACAGCAGCTATCTCGTTATCACTCTTTCTATAAATTCTTCTCACAATGAATCTTCCGGGAGTTCCTATTAATGCTAGTAAGTCGTATATCTCTTCAGGTGCGTTGAATGTGACTTCTCTGCCTTCGTAGACGTCGAATACCACGAATTTAAAGCCTTCGTGAAGTCTTGGATCTATTACAAGACCTGCTGTTGTAAATGGATCTGCGAAGATCCTGTACATAGGTAGGTTGAAAGCTCCTGGCTCTGTTTTATCAGCCATGAATACTATGAAGGGTTCTGCAGGTCTTTCATAGAATTCCATTTCAGCAACTCCAGGACCCATTCCTCTCACATTACCGCTAAAAGCATCGCTAAGAAGATCCTGTCCTGCGGCGTATAGTCCTAGCTCTTTAGCAACTTTTGTAGCTTCTTTAAAAGCATTCCAAGCAAGTTCGTGGATCTCGCTATTGTCAACTCCTTTCCTGTGAGACATTATCAGCTGGAGGTCGTCTCCAACGTTTGTAACGTAGTAGTCTATTATAACACCCTTCATCTTAGCCTCGGCGAGAACTCTTGATGCTACGGCTATTGTATCTGGATGAACAACATGGTGTCCGGCTAAAGATCCTATGTCTGCTTTTATAACTGATATAGTTGTTTTAATCTTCTCTCCGGCTGACATTAGAACCACCAATGGTAACCTAGTCTTAGAAGGCTAATAAAAACATTAATACAATAGTATATCTATGCAGATCATGTTATTCCAGATAGAAATCGGCAGATCTTTGATATAACCCGATTAAACCCTGTACTACTGTTTACTCTCTTCTTTCTCCTCGATTTCTTTAATAACCTCCTGGATGAGTCTTTTCAGCTCTTTATCTTCAACAGATCTACCTGCTAGAGATGGTTTTGCAGCAGGTTTCTTCTGAGCGATCCTGTATATGCTGTCGAGAAGCTGATCTTCGTAGGGTACGCCTATGAACTCAACTCTCTCATTAATAGCTATAGTAGGTACTGAGCTGACTGCATACTTCTCAGCTATGTCCATATTCTCATAAGCTTCCACTACTATTGAAGTGATATTCTTCTTACCGGCTTTATATGATTCGAATGCTACCATGTTAGCTAGTAGAACTGCGTAGGGGCAGTAAGGACATGAAGGAGTTACAATGGTTTCTATAACTGCTGAGGAGTTGAAGTTCTTTATCTTCTCTATAGTACTACCTTCGAGACCGCTATCTCCCTGGCTGATCCTTATTATAGTCTCTACAAATGCTCTGATCTCTTCACCAGCAGGGATTCCATAGTATCTGATAGAGCCTTCTAGAAGATGTATCGTAGGATATCTATTGATTCTTAGCTTCTTTATGATGTCATCATTCACGCCTTTCCTATAGATCTCTACCTTGAAAAGATTTCTACCATCTCTACTAGGAGATTCCTCGGATATTGTTCTAAGCATTGATATAGTAGCTTCACACCATTCACATTCATCGCTTACAAAAAGCTCTGCTTTTACAAGATCTTTCATGTCTGTAAGAGCTTCTCTAAGAGCAATTCTTTCTTCTTCGTCGAAATCTACTTTAAATCCGTACACAGACAGCACCTTATTATAATGAGGTTGAAAACAAGTTATAAGCTTTCACAGTATCTTGTGATTTAATAGATAAGGCTCGGCTCTTCTGAGGGTTTATAATGCTTTTTATATTCTCATTCTACTTCCTAAGCTGGTCTCGGGATCGTGCTACCATGCTAGGATTCTAATATAGATCTCTGTAGAATTCCAGGAGATCCGGAGCTATCTCTGCTATTGTCATGAAATCCTCTGGTGTTGTGTATGTGAATGGTATCACATCTTTTATCGATGGAAGACCTGAAAGGATCATTATAAGTCTATAGAGTCCTATGCCAACACCTCCTGTTGGTGGCAGGCTGTATTCTAGTGCTCTTATAAAATCTTTATCCATCGGATGAGATTCCATATCTTCTCTTCCAACTTTCTTTCTAAGCTCTTCTTCTTCTTTGAATGCCATATACTGTATGAGTGGATTGTTCAGCTCTGAATATCCGTTAGCTATCTCCATACCCGCTATATAGAGCTCGAATCTCTCAGCGTATTGTGGGTTCTCTCTATAAGGTCTTGCTAGAGGTGATATGTCTCTGGGGAATAATGTTATGAATGTGGGGTTTCTAAGGTTTTTCTCAGCTGTTTTCTCAAAGATCTTTTCTAGAATCTTTCCTTTTCTAGGATCTGATATCTCTATCTCGAGTTCTCTAGCTGTTCTAAGGATCTCTTCATATGATAATCCTCTTACTTTAACTCCAGCTGATTCTATGGCGTCTTCGAGAGAGATCCTCTTCCAAGGTCTTGAGAAGTCTATAACCTCTCTATCTCCTCCTTCTCTTGTGATCTCTAGCTTGTAATCTCCGTATACTTCTTTAATAGATTCAGCTATAAGTTCCTCGGTTAGGTTCATCATATCCTCCCAGTCTCCGAATGCCATGTATGCTTCGAGTTGTATGAACTCGGGGTAGTGTGTTGTATCTATATCTTCATTTCTAAAGCATACTGCTATTTCGTAGACTCTGTGTATTCCTGCGACCACAAGTCTTTTAAGATAGGTTTCTGGAGCTATGCTTAGATAAGCATCTCTATTGAGAGCGTTGATTCTTGTTATGAAAGGTTTTGCTATGGCTCCGCCGTATATGGGCTGGAGTTTCGGTGTGTGAACTTCTATGAAGCCTTTTGAATCAAGTATTCTTCTCATGTTCATCTCGATTCTATAGAGATCTATGATAGCTTTTCTAACTCTCGTGTTAAGCAGTATGTCTAGATATCTCTCTCTATATCTCTGCTCAGGATCTTTGATTCCGAACTCGTGGAATGGTATGGGTCTCCACGTGATTGAGAGGATCTCTATCTCCTCAGCTTGTACTGATATCTCTCCAGCTCTGGTTCTTATGATCCTACCTTTAGCTCCTATGAAATCTCCTTTATCAATTAGATCTATTATCTCTCTATCATTTTCTCTCAGAAGATCTTTTCTAATAACAATCTGGATTCTCCCCGTATGATCGTGGAGGTCTATGAAGATTATCTTTCCATGTCTTCTAATATGCCAGATCCTTCCAGCTACTGAGAGTATATCTCCGCTCTCCTCACCGGGTTTTAGATGTGAGTATCTCTCTTTAATCTCCATAGCTGTTGATGTGGCGTGGTATTTGTA from the Sulfolobales archaeon genome contains:
- the tpiA gene encoding triose-phosphate isomerase, which produces MRTPVLAINYKNYKQGYGASGIKIAEAAKKASEKYDVEVIIIPPFTEIRSLLSIGLPIYAQHADPLGYGANTGSIPLEALKDIGVRGVMVNHSEKKVDLRHVAKVIEMSRRIGLETLVCAEDTQIARLIAVLKPDAIALEPPELIGTGKAVSKVRPEVITEGVEAVKSIDRSVRVLAGAGITSYEDVRKAVELGSEGVLVASAIMVAEDPSKVIEEMVRALKK
- the hsp20 gene encoding archaeal heat shock protein Hsp20, yielding MSYRRRRSIFDIFDEFFREIEEEMNEFIRKWESFDIERELPKDVKKKSYYYGFRITIGPDGVPRVETFGNRRPMIIEEGRPRRILSEEIEPLVDVYEEDDMISVVAEIPGVEKDKIKVRVEGRKLYIEASNGKKYYKEVDLPADVDASSAKATYKNGVLEIKLKKTKGRKGEEIKVE
- the lysS gene encoding lysine--tRNA ligase, with the protein product MSSETWINELRRKILRLKELNRDPYRRAYKYHATSTAMEIKERYSHLKPGEESGDILSVAGRIWHIRRHGKIIFIDLHDHTGRIQIVIRKDLLRENDREIIDLIDKGDFIGAKGRIIRTRAGEISVQAEEIEILSITWRPIPFHEFGIKDPEQRYRERYLDILLNTRVRKAIIDLYRIEMNMRRILDSKGFIEVHTPKLQPIYGGAIAKPFITRINALNRDAYLSIAPETYLKRLVVAGIHRVYEIAVCFRNEDIDTTHYPEFIQLEAYMAFGDWEDMMNLTEELIAESIKEVYGDYKLEITREGGDREVIDFSRPWKRISLEDAIESAGVKVRGLSYEEILRTARELEIEISDPRKGKILEKIFEKTAEKNLRNPTFITLFPRDISPLARPYRENPQYAERFELYIAGMEIANGYSELNNPLIQYMAFKEEEELRKKVGREDMESHPMDKDFIRALEYSLPPTGGVGIGLYRLIMILSGLPSIKDVIPFTYTTPEDFMTIAEIAPDLLEFYRDLY
- the fbp gene encoding fructose-1,6-bisphosphate aldolase/phosphatase; protein product: MSAGEKIKTTISVIKADIGSLAGHHVVHPDTIAVASRVLAEAKMKGVIIDYYVTNVGDDLQLIMSHRKGVDNSEIHELAWNAFKEATKVAKELGLYAAGQDLLSDAFSGNVRGMGPGVAEMEFYERPAEPFIVFMADKTEPGAFNLPMYRIFADPFTTAGLVIDPRLHEGFKFVVFDVYEGREVTFNAPEEIYDLLALIGTPGRFIVRRIYRKSDNEIAAVVSVERLNLIAGQYVGKDDPVAIVRTQSGFPAVGEVLEAFAHPHLVAGWMRGSHHGPLMPVGLRHAKMTRFDGPPRVAALGFNVKNGRLIGPADLFDDIAWDEVRRLALMITDYMRRHGPFMPHRLGPEEMEYTTLPQVLEKLKNRFVETGERKAAQPKVRSELLSHHD
- a CDS encoding restriction endonuclease, which encodes MREQTLAREAILSILVHGLEGLDIVSRRYSIPKNHLINILEKNNIILSEENLRRLDLAMKYIELGGDAERVSDYLSWSDFEGFVQELLRKYGFDVIRNLRAPPPRGFEIDIIGVDLQRRILLVIDCKHWRRSRESILAEVAENLIERINRLFQRCIYILRINPRLKGEHLVIPMIVTLKEISSRKIGENVLVTPITRFRDLMNNLEYYISELELKPLKRTCI
- a CDS encoding thioredoxin family protein, yielding MYGFKVDFDEEERIALREALTDMKDLVKAELFVSDECEWCEATISMLRTISEESPSRDGRNLFKVEIYRKGVNDDIIKKLRINRYPTIHLLEGSIRYYGIPAGEEIRAFVETIIRISQGDSGLEGSTIEKIKNFNSSAVIETIVTPSCPYCPYAVLLANMVAFESYKAGKKNITSIVVEAYENMDIAEKYAVSSVPTIAINERVEFIGVPYEDQLLDSIYRIAQKKPAAKPSLAGRSVEDKELKRLIQEVIKEIEEKEESKQ